In one window of Thermus aquaticus DNA:
- a CDS encoding DUF1653 domain-containing protein — protein sequence MSVRPGIYRHYKGGLYRVLFLARHSETEEAMVVYQALYGERGYWVRPLGHFLEKVRVEGQEVPRFELVEEVGEG from the coding sequence GTGTCGGTTAGGCCGGGGATCTACCGCCACTACAAGGGAGGGCTTTACCGGGTGCTCTTCCTGGCCCGCCACTCGGAAACGGAGGAGGCCATGGTGGTCTACCAAGCTCTCTACGGGGAAAGGGGGTACTGGGTGCGCCCTTTGGGCCACTTCCTGGAGAAGGTGCGGGTGGAGGGCCAGGAGGTTCCCCGGTTTGAGTTGGTGGAAGAGGTCGGAGAAGGGTAA
- the ttuA gene encoding tRNA-5-methyluridine(54) 2-sulfurtransferase: MVCKVCRGKAQVEVKSRGFALCKEHYLEWFVKETERTIRRHQMLHPGERVLVAVSGGKDSLALWDVLHRLGYEAVGLHLELGIGAYSRRSLEVTQAFAKERGLPLLVVDLKEAYGFGMPELAELSGRVACSACGLSKRYIINQVAVEEGFRVVATGHNLDDEAAVLFGNLLNPQEDALVRQGPVLPEKPGLAARVKPFYRFSEREVLSYTLLRGIRYLHEECPNAKGAKSLLYKEALNLVEKEMPGAKLRFLEGFLEKIQPRLKAEEEVALRECERCGYPTTGAVCSFCRMWESVYRRAKRRHLLPEEAQFQPRVEPVRVG; encoded by the coding sequence ATGGTCTGTAAGGTCTGCCGCGGTAAGGCCCAGGTGGAGGTGAAGAGCAGGGGCTTCGCCCTCTGCAAGGAGCACTACCTGGAGTGGTTCGTCAAGGAGACGGAGAGGACCATCCGCCGCCACCAGATGCTTCACCCTGGGGAGCGGGTCCTGGTGGCCGTCTCCGGCGGAAAGGACTCCTTGGCCCTTTGGGACGTCCTCCACCGCCTGGGCTACGAGGCCGTGGGCCTGCACCTGGAGCTGGGCATCGGGGCGTACTCCAGGAGGAGCCTCGAGGTCACCCAGGCCTTCGCCAAGGAGCGGGGCCTTCCCCTTCTGGTGGTGGACCTGAAGGAGGCCTATGGCTTCGGCATGCCGGAGCTGGCCGAGCTTTCCGGGCGGGTGGCCTGCTCCGCCTGCGGGCTTTCCAAGCGCTACATCATCAACCAGGTGGCGGTGGAGGAGGGCTTTAGGGTGGTGGCTACGGGCCACAACCTGGACGATGAGGCCGCCGTCCTCTTCGGCAACCTCCTGAACCCTCAGGAGGACGCCCTCGTCCGCCAGGGGCCAGTCTTGCCGGAGAAGCCGGGCCTCGCCGCCCGGGTCAAGCCCTTTTACCGCTTCAGCGAGCGGGAGGTCCTCTCCTATACCCTGCTTCGGGGCATCCGCTACCTCCACGAGGAGTGCCCCAACGCCAAGGGGGCCAAGAGCCTCCTTTACAAGGAGGCCCTGAACCTGGTGGAGAAGGAAATGCCCGGGGCCAAGCTCCGCTTCTTGGAAGGGTTTTTGGAGAAGATCCAACCCCGCCTGAAGGCCGAAGAGGAGGTGGCCCTGAGGGAGTGCGAACGGTGCGGCTACCCCACCACGGGGGCGGTCTGCTCCTTCTGCCGCATGTGGGAGAGCGTCTACCGGCGGGCCAAGAGGCGCCACCTCCTGCCCGAGGAGGCCCAGTTCCAGCCCAGGGTGGAGCCCGTCCGTGTCGGTTAG
- the ttuB gene encoding sulfur carrier protein TtuB produces the protein MRVILRLPERKEVEVRGDRPLKEVLEELGLNPETVVAVRGEELLTPDERVGEGETIEVLSAISGG, from the coding sequence GTGAGGGTCATTCTGCGCCTGCCGGAGCGCAAAGAGGTGGAGGTGCGGGGGGATAGGCCCCTCAAGGAGGTCCTGGAGGAGCTGGGCCTCAACCCCGAGACCGTGGTGGCCGTGCGGGGAGAAGAGCTCCTCACCCCGGACGAAAGGGTGGGGGAGGGGGAGACCATAGAGGTCCTCTCCGCCATCTCGGGAGGGTAG
- a CDS encoding acetoin utilization protein AcuC, which produces MVIYRDEYRLYNFGPQHPFSPVRLEMLVSLLQALGVWREPLSPPEATREEVLSVHSERLVKRVEAASRGERVPDLEHYGLGTGDTPVFPGMDRAARVLVGGTLEGARRILLGERRVLQLGGGLHHAQYDRASGFCVYNDLSVAIRYLTRAGLKVAYLDIDVHHGDGVQWIHYEEKEVLTLSLHESGRYLFPGTGHVHEIGRGEGTGRKLNLPLEPFTEDESYLEVFEALVPWALKAFRPDVLVVQAGADAHFLDPLADLLLTTRAYERLFRLILEYAEAFTGGRVLFTLGGGYSLDAAVRVWAILYHVFHGLPLPERLPESWLKAWEGCLGGALTPTLHDPEGGYPEIPRKPEIEKRNRLTLERLTELVSPYLLH; this is translated from the coding sequence ATGGTGATCTACCGGGACGAGTACCGCCTCTACAACTTCGGCCCCCAGCACCCCTTCAGCCCGGTGCGCCTGGAGATGCTGGTCTCCCTCCTCCAGGCCCTAGGGGTGTGGCGGGAGCCCCTATCTCCCCCTGAGGCCACCCGGGAGGAGGTCCTCTCCGTCCACTCGGAAAGGCTGGTGAAGCGGGTGGAGGCGGCGAGCCGCGGCGAAAGGGTGCCCGATCTAGAGCACTACGGCCTGGGCACGGGGGACACCCCGGTCTTCCCGGGCATGGACCGGGCGGCCCGGGTCCTGGTGGGGGGGACCCTCGAGGGGGCCAGGCGGATCCTCTTGGGGGAAAGGCGGGTCTTGCAGCTGGGAGGCGGCCTCCACCACGCCCAGTACGACCGGGCCTCGGGGTTTTGCGTTTACAACGACCTTTCCGTGGCCATCCGCTACCTCACCCGAGCCGGGCTTAAGGTGGCCTACCTGGACATAGACGTCCACCACGGGGACGGGGTCCAGTGGATCCACTACGAGGAGAAGGAGGTCCTCACCCTAAGCCTTCACGAGTCGGGCCGCTACCTCTTCCCCGGGACCGGCCACGTCCACGAGATCGGCCGGGGGGAGGGGACGGGGCGGAAGCTCAACCTGCCCCTGGAGCCATTTACCGAGGACGAGAGCTACCTGGAGGTCTTTGAGGCCCTTGTGCCTTGGGCCCTGAAGGCCTTCCGCCCCGACGTCCTGGTGGTGCAGGCGGGGGCCGACGCCCACTTCCTGGACCCCTTGGCCGACCTCCTCCTCACCACCCGGGCTTACGAGCGCCTCTTCCGCCTGATCCTGGAATACGCCGAGGCCTTCACCGGGGGCCGGGTTCTCTTCACCCTGGGGGGCGGGTACAGCCTGGACGCGGCGGTGAGGGTCTGGGCCATTCTTTACCACGTCTTCCACGGCCTTCCCCTGCCCGAAAGGCTTCCCGAGAGCTGGCTTAAGGCCTGGGAGGGCTGTTTGGGCGGGGCGCTCACCCCCACCCTTCACGACCCCGAAGGGGGCTACCCCGAGATCCCCAGGAAGCCGGAGATAGAGAAGCGGAACCGCCTCACCCTGGAGAGACTCACGGAGCTGGTCTCCCCCTACCTGCTACACTAG
- a CDS encoding acetoin utilization AcuB family protein: MLVKDVMKSPVLSVGPETTLEEAYRLLLEKGIRHLPVVKDGKLWGIVTDRDIRLATSHLNPKGPCPGCTQVGEVMTKEVVTAHPLDPVEEAAFVMRHRKIGCLPVLEDGELVGIVTGIDLLDALLRLTGVTEPSGRLEVRLPDRVGELARLTGFLAGRGVNIHSLLSYPEEGEYVRAVVRVNTLETHLLAQGLREAGFEVLWPPKKPW; the protein is encoded by the coding sequence ATGCTGGTCAAGGACGTGATGAAGAGCCCGGTCCTCAGCGTGGGGCCGGAGACGACCCTCGAGGAGGCCTACCGCCTCCTCCTAGAAAAGGGCATCCGCCACCTTCCCGTGGTCAAGGACGGAAAGCTTTGGGGCATCGTCACCGACCGGGACATCCGCCTGGCCACCAGCCACCTGAACCCCAAGGGCCCATGCCCCGGGTGTACCCAGGTGGGGGAGGTCATGACCAAGGAGGTGGTGACCGCCCACCCCCTGGACCCCGTGGAGGAGGCGGCCTTCGTCATGCGCCACCGGAAGATCGGCTGCCTGCCCGTTTTGGAGGACGGGGAACTGGTGGGCATCGTCACCGGCATTGACCTCCTGGACGCCCTCCTGAGGCTTACCGGGGTCACGGAGCCCTCGGGGCGGCTGGAGGTGCGCCTGCCCGACAGGGTGGGGGAGCTCGCCCGCCTCACGGGCTTTCTGGCGGGGCGGGGGGTCAACATCCACTCCCTTCTCTCCTATCCCGAGGAGGGGGAGTATGTGCGGGCCGTGGTGCGGGTCAACACCCTGGAGACCCACCTCCTGGCCCAGGGCCTTCGGGAAGCGGGCTTTGAGGTCCTCTGGCCCCCCAAAAAGCCATGGTGA
- a CDS encoding ABC transporter ATP-binding protein, whose translation MKGDGVLLEVQDLKKHFPIRGGVLSRVVASVKAVDGVSFAIKKGEVLGLVGESGSGKTTVGRTLLRLIEPTGGRVLFDGQDITELPRNQLRPYRRRMQIIFQDPFSSLNPRMTVGDIIAEPLIIHGIGKTPQERTERVAELLKLVGLSPDHMRRYPHEFSGGQRQRIGIARALAVAPDFIVADEPVSALDVSIQAQVVNLLQDLKEELGLTMLFIAHDLAVVEYISDRVAVMYLGKVMEIASSRELYRNPKHPYTEALLSAVPIPDPTVKRERIVLQGDIPSPINPPSGCVFRTRCRYALPECAQVVPELKEVAPGHYKACIRDDIL comes from the coding sequence ATGAAGGGCGACGGCGTTCTCCTGGAGGTCCAGGACCTCAAAAAGCACTTCCCCATCCGGGGCGGGGTCCTCTCCCGGGTTGTGGCCAGCGTCAAGGCGGTGGACGGGGTCTCCTTCGCCATAAAAAAGGGGGAGGTCCTGGGGCTGGTGGGGGAGTCGGGAAGCGGCAAGACCACGGTGGGCCGCACCCTTCTGCGCCTCATTGAGCCCACTGGGGGCCGCGTCCTCTTTGACGGCCAGGACATCACCGAGCTGCCCAGGAACCAGCTCCGCCCCTACCGGCGCCGGATGCAGATCATCTTCCAGGATCCCTTCAGCTCCCTGAACCCCCGGATGACCGTGGGGGACATCATCGCCGAGCCCCTCATCATCCACGGCATCGGCAAGACGCCCCAGGAGCGCACGGAGAGGGTGGCGGAGCTCCTCAAGCTGGTGGGGCTTTCCCCCGACCACATGCGCCGCTACCCCCACGAGTTCTCGGGGGGACAGCGCCAGCGCATCGGCATCGCCCGGGCCTTGGCGGTGGCCCCGGACTTCATCGTGGCCGACGAGCCCGTTTCCGCCCTGGACGTCTCCATCCAGGCCCAGGTGGTGAACCTTCTGCAGGACCTGAAGGAGGAGCTGGGTCTCACCATGCTCTTCATCGCCCACGACCTGGCGGTGGTGGAGTACATCTCCGACCGGGTGGCGGTGATGTACCTGGGGAAGGTGATGGAGATCGCCTCCTCCCGGGAGCTTTACCGGAACCCCAAGCACCCCTACACCGAGGCCCTGCTCTCCGCCGTGCCCATCCCCGACCCCACAGTGAAGCGGGAGCGCATCGTCCTCCAGGGGGACATCCCTTCCCCCATCAACCCGCCTTCGGGGTGCGTCTTCCGCACCCGCTGCCGCTACGCCCTGCCCGAGTGCGCCCAGGTGGTGCCTGAGCTCAAGGAGGTGGCTCCCGGCCACTACAAGGCCTGCATCCGGGACGACATCCTCTAG
- a CDS encoding ABC transporter ATP-binding protein, which yields MDEKRLLEVRDLKVHFFTDDGVVKAVDGVSFHVDKGETLAVVGESGSGKSVTSLAIMRLIPTPPGRIVGGEILFRGKDGQVKDLTKLPEAEMRRIRGNDIAMIFQEPMTSLNPVYTVGDQIAEAIMLHQGKSRKEAMELAAHMLELVGIPEPKKRLANYPHQMSGGMRQRVMIAMALSCNPSLLIADEPTTALDVTIQAQILELMKKLQEEIGMSILFITHNLGVVAEMADRVVVMYAGRAVEQADVVPLFKEPLHPYTRGLLHSVPRLDLAAEHKERLEAIPGNVPNPLYLPPGCAFHPRCKHYVEGLCDREVPPLEDTGDGRQVRCVRWRDIREVRA from the coding sequence ATGGACGAGAAGCGGCTGTTGGAGGTGAGAGACCTCAAGGTCCACTTCTTCACCGACGACGGGGTGGTGAAGGCGGTGGACGGGGTGTCCTTCCACGTGGACAAAGGGGAGACCCTGGCGGTGGTGGGGGAGTCGGGCTCTGGGAAGAGCGTGACCTCCCTGGCCATCATGCGGCTCATCCCCACGCCCCCTGGGCGGATCGTGGGTGGGGAGATTCTTTTCAGGGGCAAGGACGGCCAGGTGAAGGACCTGACCAAGCTCCCGGAGGCGGAGATGCGCCGGATCCGGGGCAACGACATCGCCATGATCTTCCAGGAGCCCATGACCTCTCTGAACCCGGTGTACACGGTGGGGGACCAGATCGCCGAGGCCATCATGCTCCACCAGGGGAAGAGCCGGAAGGAGGCCATGGAGCTGGCGGCCCACATGCTGGAGCTGGTGGGGATTCCCGAGCCCAAGAAGCGGCTTGCCAACTACCCCCACCAGATGTCCGGGGGGATGCGGCAGCGGGTGATGATCGCCATGGCCCTTTCCTGCAACCCCTCCCTGCTCATCGCCGACGAGCCCACCACGGCCTTGGACGTGACCATCCAGGCCCAGATCCTGGAGCTGATGAAGAAGCTCCAGGAGGAGATCGGCATGAGCATCCTCTTCATCACCCACAACCTGGGGGTGGTGGCGGAAATGGCGGACCGGGTGGTGGTGATGTACGCGGGGCGGGCGGTGGAGCAGGCGGACGTGGTGCCCCTCTTCAAGGAGCCGCTGCACCCTTACACCCGAGGGCTTTTGCACTCCGTGCCCAGGCTGGACCTGGCGGCGGAGCATAAGGAGCGTTTGGAGGCCATCCCCGGCAACGTGCCCAACCCCCTCTACCTGCCTCCCGGGTGCGCCTTCCACCCCCGGTGCAAGCACTACGTGGAAGGCCTCTGCGACCGGGAGGTGCCGCCTTTGGAGGACACCGGGGACGGGCGCCAGGTCCGGTGCGTGCGCTGGCGGGATATCCGGGAGGTTAGGGCATGA
- a CDS encoding ABC transporter permease has protein sequence MAVALRQFRKHRLAVWGGRILLVLYLMAAFAGFFSPYDPNYYELYPPKGHHPPTRIHFVDPETGRLTRPFVYATKRSIDPVTLQPRYEEDPSQGKFYIRFFVRTPEQPYTIFRVFRSDLRLFGVDSPGRIFLMGTDNFGRDLFSRVVYGGQVSLTIGILSALVSFALGLLLGGIAGYFSGRPFRLSLPPSAWRGVGLLLGPLSLLLWLGVAAAALFLAFSFTRLSPGKDLFSLGIDALVVLLGVLAAGAILYRLFREPIRLDPDDLIMRTVEIIAAIPSLFLLISLRAVFPTNIDPLLTFYLVVGLLGFIGWGGLARVVRGIVLSVREMDYVQAARALGASDGRIIARHVLPATASYVIVSLSLTIPGFILGESGLSFLGLGVTEPYTSWGLLLQAAQQGGFASFTDRPWVLWPGFFIFLSVLSWNFLGDGLRDALDPRRRQ, from the coding sequence TTGGCCGTCGCCCTGCGCCAGTTCCGCAAGCACCGCCTGGCGGTCTGGGGCGGGCGCATCCTCCTGGTCCTCTACCTGATGGCCGCCTTCGCCGGCTTCTTTAGCCCCTACGACCCCAACTACTACGAGCTTTACCCCCCCAAGGGCCACCACCCGCCCACCCGCATCCACTTCGTGGACCCGGAGACGGGAAGGCTTACTCGCCCCTTCGTCTACGCCACCAAGCGGAGTATTGACCCTGTCACCCTGCAGCCCCGCTACGAGGAGGACCCCAGCCAGGGGAAGTTTTACATCCGCTTTTTCGTGCGCACCCCAGAGCAGCCCTACACCATCTTCCGGGTCTTCCGCTCCGACCTCCGCCTCTTCGGCGTGGACTCCCCGGGGCGCATTTTCCTCATGGGCACCGACAACTTCGGCCGGGACCTCTTCAGCCGGGTGGTCTATGGGGGGCAGGTCTCCCTCACCATCGGCATCCTCTCGGCCCTGGTCTCCTTCGCCCTGGGCCTCCTCCTTGGGGGCATCGCCGGGTACTTCTCGGGGAGGCCCTTCCGGCTCTCCCTGCCCCCTTCCGCCTGGCGGGGGGTGGGGCTTCTCCTGGGGCCTTTGAGCCTCCTCCTCTGGCTGGGGGTGGCCGCCGCGGCCCTCTTCCTCGCCTTCTCCTTCACCCGCTTAAGCCCCGGCAAGGACCTCTTCTCCTTGGGGATAGACGCCCTGGTGGTTCTCCTGGGGGTTCTGGCGGCGGGGGCCATCCTCTATAGGCTTTTCCGGGAGCCCATCCGCCTGGACCCCGACGACCTCATCATGCGCACCGTGGAGATCATCGCCGCCATCCCCTCCCTCTTCCTCCTCATCTCCTTGCGAGCGGTCTTCCCCACCAACATAGACCCCCTCCTCACCTTCTACCTGGTGGTGGGGCTTTTGGGCTTCATCGGCTGGGGAGGGCTCGCCCGGGTGGTGCGGGGCATCGTGCTTTCGGTCAGGGAGATGGACTACGTGCAGGCGGCCAGGGCCCTGGGGGCTTCCGACGGGCGCATCATCGCCCGCCACGTCTTGCCCGCCACCGCCAGCTACGTGATCGTGAGCCTTTCCCTCACCATCCCGGGGTTTATCCTGGGGGAGAGCGGGCTTTCCTTCCTGGGGCTTGGGGTCACGGAGCCCTATACCAGCTGGGGCCTTCTCCTGCAGGCGGCCCAGCAGGGGGGGTTCGCTTCCTTCACCGACCGCCCCTGGGTCCTGTGGCCGGGGTTCTTCATCTTCCTCTCTGTGCTCTCCTGGAACTTCCTGGGGGACGGCCTGCGGGACGCGCTGGACCCCAGGCGGAGGCAGTAG
- a CDS encoding ABC transporter permease has translation MTTYILRRILYLIPTFFGATFLAFLIIQMAPGDYLTQLELDPKVTPETIARLRSQFGLDRPVYEQYLLWMNNLFHLNLGYSFAYQAPVLEVIWPRVVNSMVIVIPSTILLYLVAIPIGVYGAVRQYSLGDRILSFLAYVGLSVPSFFLALIAIYVLLQIKFKTGVLIFPVSGMTSSGFEQLPPLKQWLDIAWHAVVPILVATANDIAGLSRLMRGQMLEVLGQDYIRTARAKGLAERVVLYKHAFRNAVIPFVATLGGLLPSLISGAGFVEVVMAWPGITPFFLDAIANQDLYVIAGFLTVSLVLLMIGNLISDLLLAWVDPRIRYE, from the coding sequence ATGACCACATACATCCTCCGCCGCATCCTCTACCTGATCCCCACCTTCTTCGGGGCCACCTTTTTGGCCTTCCTCATCATCCAGATGGCCCCGGGAGACTACCTGACCCAGCTGGAGCTGGACCCCAAGGTCACGCCGGAGACCATCGCCCGCCTCCGGTCCCAGTTCGGCCTGGACCGGCCTGTCTACGAGCAGTACCTCCTCTGGATGAACAACCTCTTCCACCTGAACCTGGGCTACTCCTTTGCCTACCAGGCCCCTGTGCTGGAGGTCATCTGGCCCCGGGTGGTGAACTCCATGGTGATCGTCATCCCCTCCACCATCCTCCTCTACCTGGTGGCCATCCCCATCGGCGTCTACGGGGCGGTGCGCCAGTACTCCCTGGGGGACCGGATCCTCTCCTTCCTGGCCTACGTGGGCCTTTCCGTCCCCAGCTTCTTTCTGGCCCTCATCGCCATCTACGTCCTGTTGCAGATCAAGTTCAAGACGGGAGTCCTCATCTTCCCGGTCTCGGGGATGACCTCTAGCGGCTTTGAGCAGCTTCCTCCCCTCAAGCAGTGGCTGGACATCGCCTGGCACGCGGTGGTGCCCATTCTGGTGGCCACGGCCAACGACATCGCCGGCCTTTCCCGCCTCATGCGGGGCCAGATGCTGGAGGTCTTAGGGCAGGACTACATCCGCACCGCCCGGGCCAAGGGCCTCGCTGAGCGGGTGGTCCTCTACAAGCACGCCTTCCGCAACGCCGTCATCCCCTTCGTGGCCACGCTGGGGGGCCTTCTTCCCAGCCTCATCTCCGGGGCGGGCTTCGTGGAGGTGGTCATGGCCTGGCCGGGCATCACCCCCTTCTTCCTGGACGCCATCGCCAACCAGGACCTCTACGTGATCGCCGGCTTTCTCACCGTGAGCCTGGTCCTCCTCATGATCGGCAACCTGATTTCCGACCTGCTTCTGGCCTGGGTGGACCCCAGGATCCGCTACGAGTAG
- a CDS encoding ABC transporter substrate-binding protein — protein MRKALVLIGLLALAGAASAQTFVWPQKWTVAKPQEAKRGGTLRAAVISDYRTFNPFITAESGNVPSIISGNRGLVTRDPTTGDWIPYMAESWTISPNKLEITFKIRKGMKWSDGRPITADDWITTWRIHTDKAVGSNSYDSFFIDGKPIVLRKIDDYTIRFIYPKTDAEAFSVASFAPWPAHVFGPVYQREGAEGIKKMWTLSEDPAKIVSGGPWLIESYRPGERLVLKRNPAFGEWNKDEAGNPLPYLDRYEIKIVKDTNAQLAEFLAGNIDIFNPATVDHISQVRQAIQAGRLDATIKVNASPVASSQFMVFNWNKASDPFKQSLFRSDKFRRAMSHVVNRQAVIDIVYGGLGTPMYTSVYPVLTQWINPKVPKYEYDLNQAAKLLAELGFTRKDREGFLVDSKGRRLEFNLATNAGNVQREQIAKLIVDEAKKVGVKVNFQAIDFNTLVGQLLSSGPDRPFDAIIIGLSGGGLDWPFGSNVVPCKGNLHMWNKSGQCLDPRETQLDALYSRGRTELDFQKRREIGFRMQEIEASLLPVIYIAGPNYHPAWNNRLGGEHPDAIISSIWGQRELELTFIKK, from the coding sequence ATGAGAAAAGCTTTGGTTCTGATCGGCCTTTTGGCCCTGGCGGGCGCCGCCAGCGCCCAGACCTTCGTCTGGCCCCAGAAGTGGACGGTGGCCAAGCCCCAGGAGGCCAAGCGCGGGGGCACCCTGCGGGCGGCGGTGATCTCCGACTACCGCACCTTCAACCCCTTCATCACCGCCGAGTCCGGCAACGTGCCCAGCATCATCTCGGGGAACAGGGGCCTGGTGACCCGCGACCCCACCACCGGCGACTGGATCCCCTACATGGCGGAGTCCTGGACCATTAGCCCCAACAAGCTGGAGATCACCTTCAAGATCCGCAAGGGGATGAAGTGGTCCGACGGCCGGCCCATCACCGCCGACGACTGGATCACCACCTGGCGCATCCACACCGACAAGGCGGTGGGCTCCAACAGCTACGACTCCTTCTTCATTGACGGCAAGCCCATCGTCCTTAGGAAGATAGACGACTACACCATCCGCTTCATCTACCCCAAGACGGACGCTGAGGCCTTCAGCGTGGCCAGCTTTGCGCCCTGGCCCGCCCACGTCTTCGGCCCCGTCTACCAGAGGGAGGGGGCGGAGGGCATCAAGAAGATGTGGACCCTGAGCGAGGACCCCGCCAAGATCGTCTCCGGCGGGCCCTGGCTCATTGAGAGCTACCGCCCCGGGGAGCGCTTGGTCCTGAAGCGGAACCCCGCCTTCGGCGAGTGGAACAAGGACGAGGCGGGCAACCCCCTGCCCTACCTGGACCGCTACGAGATCAAGATCGTCAAGGACACCAACGCCCAGCTGGCCGAGTTCCTGGCGGGGAACATTGACATCTTCAACCCCGCCACCGTGGACCACATCTCCCAGGTCCGCCAGGCCATCCAGGCGGGCCGCCTGGACGCCACCATCAAGGTGAACGCCTCCCCCGTGGCCTCCAGCCAGTTCATGGTCTTCAACTGGAACAAGGCCTCGGACCCCTTCAAGCAGAGCCTCTTCCGCTCGGACAAGTTCCGCCGGGCCATGAGTCACGTGGTGAACCGCCAGGCGGTCATTGACATCGTCTACGGGGGCCTGGGCACCCCCATGTACACCAGCGTCTACCCCGTGCTCACCCAGTGGATCAACCCCAAGGTGCCCAAGTACGAGTACGACCTGAACCAGGCGGCCAAGCTCCTCGCTGAGCTTGGCTTCACCAGGAAGGACCGGGAGGGCTTCCTGGTGGACAGCAAGGGCCGCCGCTTGGAGTTCAACCTGGCCACCAACGCCGGCAACGTCCAGCGGGAGCAGATCGCCAAGCTCATCGTGGACGAGGCCAAGAAGGTGGGGGTCAAGGTCAACTTCCAGGCCATTGACTTCAACACCCTGGTGGGCCAGCTCCTCTCCTCCGGCCCCGACCGGCCCTTTGACGCCATCATCATCGGCCTCTCCGGCGGCGGTCTGGACTGGCCTTTCGGCTCTAACGTGGTGCCCTGCAAGGGCAACCTCCACATGTGGAACAAGTCCGGTCAGTGCCTGGACCCCCGGGAGACCCAGCTGGACGCCCTCTACTCCCGCGGCCGCACGGAGCTGGACTTCCAGAAGCGGCGGGAGATCGGCTTCCGCATGCAGGAGATTGAGGCAAGCCTCCTCCCCGTCATCTACATCGCCGGGCCCAACTACCACCCCGCCTGGAACAACCGCCTGGGCGGCGAGCACCCCGATGCCATCATCTCCAGCATCTGGGGCCAGCGGGAGCTGGAGCTGACCTTCATCAAGAAGTGA
- a CDS encoding zinc-binding dehydrogenase, with protein MRAVVMEARGGPEVLKPTEMPTPEPGPKEVRIRVRAAALNHLDIWVRKGVASPRLPLPHILGADASGVVEAVGPGVTAFAPGDEVVVNPGLSCGHCERCLAGEDNLCPRYEILGEHRHGAYAEYLVVPEVNLLKKPQNLSFEEAAAIPLTFLTAWQMVVDKLQVRPGDDVLVMAAGSGVSVAAIQIAKLFGGRVIATAGSEEKLRKALELGADEAVNYTHPDWFKEVRRLTGGKGADKVVDHTGALYFEGVIKATASGGRIAIAGASSGYEGTLPFAHVFFRQLAILGSTMASKSRLFPILRMVEAGKLKPVVGQVLPLEAASKGHRLLEERRVFGKVVLRVD; from the coding sequence ATGAGAGCGGTGGTGATGGAGGCGAGAGGCGGCCCAGAGGTCTTGAAGCCCACGGAGATGCCCACCCCGGAGCCGGGCCCCAAGGAGGTGCGCATCCGGGTCCGGGCGGCGGCCCTCAACCACCTGGACATCTGGGTGCGCAAGGGGGTGGCGAGCCCCAGGCTTCCCCTGCCCCACATCCTGGGGGCGGACGCCAGCGGGGTGGTGGAGGCCGTGGGGCCCGGGGTCACCGCCTTCGCCCCCGGCGACGAGGTGGTGGTGAACCCGGGGCTTTCCTGCGGGCACTGCGAGCGGTGCCTGGCGGGCGAGGACAACCTCTGCCCGCGGTACGAGATCCTGGGTGAGCACCGCCACGGGGCTTATGCCGAGTACTTGGTGGTGCCTGAGGTGAACCTCCTCAAAAAACCGCAAAACCTCTCCTTTGAGGAGGCGGCCGCCATCCCCCTCACCTTCCTCACCGCCTGGCAGATGGTGGTGGATAAGCTCCAGGTGCGCCCTGGGGACGACGTGCTGGTCATGGCGGCGGGAAGCGGGGTTAGCGTGGCCGCCATCCAGATCGCCAAGCTTTTCGGCGGGCGGGTCATCGCCACCGCTGGCTCGGAGGAGAAGCTAAGGAAGGCCCTGGAGCTTGGGGCCGACGAAGCGGTCAACTACACCCACCCCGACTGGTTCAAGGAGGTGCGCCGCCTCACCGGGGGCAAGGGGGCCGACAAAGTGGTGGACCACACCGGGGCCCTCTACTTTGAGGGGGTCATCAAGGCCACGGCGAGCGGGGGCAGGATTGCCATCGCCGGGGCCTCCTCGGGGTACGAGGGGACCCTGCCCTTCGCCCACGTCTTCTTCCGCCAGCTCGCCATCCTGGGCTCCACCATGGCCTCCAAAAGCCGCCTCTTCCCCATCCTGCGCATGGTGGAGGCGGGGAAGCTGAAGCCGGTGGTGGGGCAAGTGCTTCCCCTCGAGGCCGCCAGCAAGGGCCACCGCCTCCTGGAAGAAAGGCGGGTCTTCGGCAAGGTGGTCCTGAGGGTGGACTAA